One Lycium barbarum isolate Lr01 chromosome 5, ASM1917538v2, whole genome shotgun sequence genomic window carries:
- the LOC132639253 gene encoding uncharacterized protein LOC132639253, which yields MDSETPFTALAPPVFKNEGYQIWAARIEAHMEANDLWEVVEEDYEVPPLPANPSMAQIKNQKEKKTRKSKARATLFAVVSFEIFVRIMTMKSAFEMKDSETIREYSDRLLSIANNVRLLAYEFPDSRLVQKILVTAPERFEATISLLENSKDLSKVSLAELLNSLQAQEQRRHMRSEGSVEGALPAKVQSNQGDKGKKKSGTRRRTQVLILLGSIGKQNMIFLLASIVERKVIHSSNAGEDQINSVKNVANQEDEEQLFVATFLATSSSSDKWLIDSGCTNHITFDHDLFKELDTSVISKVQIGNGEYLPAEGKGTVAIKSSSGTKLIKDVFFVPNLSHSLLSVGQLLENGFKLLFEINYCQIKDVEGNNLFKVMMKAKRFTLDPLENEQKSYSAIKINAEVWHKWLIHFNHAALLNLQRRDLVRGLLNLEAEIPDCKTCRLGKKTRLPFKKAT from the exons atggATTCAGAAACTCCTTTCACTGCACTAGCACCACCTGTCTTCAAAAATGAAGGCTATCAGATCTGGGCAGCAAGAATAGAGGCACATATGGAGGCAAATGATCTCTGGGAAGTTGTTGAGGAGGACTACGAAGTTCCTCCCTTGCCTGCAAACCCATCCATGGCGCAGATAAAGAAtcaaaaagagaagaaaacaagaaaatcaaaggctAGAGCGACGTTATTTGCTGTAGTCTCATTTGAAATCTTTGTCAGGATTATGACAATGAAATCAGCGTTTGAG ATGAAGGATTCAGAGACAATCAGAGAGTATTCTGATAGATTACTCAGCATTGCCAATAATGTAAGATTACTTGCCTATGAATTTCCTGATTCTAGATTGGTTCAAAAAATTCTCGTAACAGCCCCTGAAAGGTTTGAAGCAACCATTTCCTTGCTGGAAAATTCCAAGGATCTGTCAAAAGTTAGTTTGGCAGAACTATTGAATTCTTTGCAGGCACAAGAACAGAGAAGGCATATGAGGTCTGAAGGGTCTGTCGAGGGTGCATTACCTGCAAAAGTTCAGTCAAACCAGGGAgacaaagggaaaaaaaaaagtggaacaagAAGGAGAACTCAGGTTTTGATTCTCCTAGGTTCAATAGGGAAACAAAACATGATTTTCCTCCTTGCAAGCATTGTGGAAAGAAAGGTCATCCACAGTTCAAATGCTGGAGAAGACCAGATCAACAGTGTGAAAAAT GTTGCAAATCAGGAAGATGAGGAGCAACTCTTTGTAGCAACCTTTCTTGCAACTAGCAGCTCAAGTGACAAGTGGCTTATTGATAGTGGTTGCACCAACCACATTACATTTGATCATGATCTCTTTAAGGAGTTGGATACTTCAGTGATTTCAAAAGTACAAATTGGCAACGGAGAATATCTTCCAGCTGAAGGCAAAGGTACTGTGGCAATAAAAAGCTCTTCAGGTACAAAACTAATCAAAGACGTGTTTTTTGTACCTAATTTAAGTCATAGTTTGTTAAGTGTTGGCCAGCTGCTTGAGAATGGTTTCAAACTTCTCTTTGAAATCAATTATTGTCAAATCAAAGATGTGGAAGGTAATAATCTATTCAAAGTAATGATGAAAGCAAAGAGATTTACATTGGATCCTTTAGAGAATGAGCAAAAATCTTATTCTGCAATTAAGATCAATGCAGAAGTTTGGCACAAATGGCTCATACATTTCAACCATGCTGCTCTACTGAACTTACAGAGGAGAGATCTAGTTCGAGGGTTGCTTAACCTTGAAGCTGAAATACCAGATTGCAAAACTTGTCGATTGGGAAAGAAAACAAGGCTTCCTTTCAAGAAAGCAACCTAG